One window from the genome of Methylomarinovum caldicuralii encodes:
- a CDS encoding HDOD domain-containing protein, protein MLKRLLKKAGTRRKPAATLAPRPVTLAELQQLIPIRNLSEEELLAFSLNQSTETYGAGSILFEAGTPEDTVLYLLNGTVTMVLGESQEYEVVAGSAKSRFPLSHGDTHKATAIAKTDVEVLRVSARVMHKNLVLDDDRLSQPENWDVPDWMRKTTLYQAFCQYLTDEETKLPMLPDIAARLRRAIDWDDIGVAEAAKIVQLDASVAARLIQVANSPLYLAARPVTNCLEAVNRLGLKATCNLVMSLCLKDLFQCRDPRLRKRMQRIWRDGLHLSALTYVLAKDNRWPDPEEALLAGLICEIGAIPFLVFVSDFPRDHYTEEDLDRTLKAVMGPVGHYLLKTWGFADELAQVPLLAEAWHYDSGPELTLSDLVMLSKLHYCMEQGQRDQVPMISAIPAGQKLRDGRLSPEYSLKVLHEAKAEIQETLALLR, encoded by the coding sequence ATGCTGAAACGCCTGTTGAAAAAAGCCGGCACCCGGCGCAAACCGGCTGCCACTCTCGCTCCCAGACCGGTGACGCTGGCGGAGCTGCAGCAACTGATCCCGATCCGCAACCTGTCCGAGGAGGAGTTGCTCGCCTTCTCCCTGAACCAGAGCACGGAAACCTACGGCGCCGGCTCCATCCTCTTCGAAGCGGGCACCCCGGAGGACACCGTGCTCTATCTGCTGAACGGCACGGTGACGATGGTCCTGGGCGAAAGCCAGGAATACGAGGTCGTCGCCGGCTCGGCCAAATCCCGCTTCCCCCTGTCCCACGGAGACACCCACAAGGCCACCGCCATCGCCAAAACCGACGTCGAGGTTCTGCGGGTCTCCGCCCGCGTCATGCACAAGAATCTGGTCCTTGACGACGACCGCCTGTCGCAGCCGGAAAACTGGGACGTCCCGGACTGGATGCGCAAAACCACCCTCTATCAGGCTTTCTGCCAATATCTGACCGACGAGGAAACGAAACTGCCGATGCTGCCAGACATTGCCGCGCGCCTGCGCCGGGCCATCGACTGGGACGACATCGGCGTCGCCGAAGCGGCCAAGATCGTCCAGCTGGATGCCAGCGTCGCCGCCCGCCTCATCCAGGTTGCCAACAGCCCCCTGTACCTGGCGGCCAGGCCGGTGACCAACTGCCTGGAGGCGGTCAACCGCCTGGGACTGAAGGCCACCTGCAATCTGGTGATGTCGTTGTGCCTGAAGGATTTGTTCCAGTGCCGCGATCCCCGGCTGCGGAAACGGATGCAACGGATCTGGCGGGACGGGCTGCATCTCTCCGCCCTGACTTACGTGCTTGCCAAGGACAATCGCTGGCCCGATCCGGAAGAGGCATTGCTGGCCGGGCTGATCTGCGAGATCGGCGCCATTCCCTTCCTGGTGTTCGTCAGCGACTTTCCCCGGGACCACTATACCGAGGAAGATCTGGACCGGACCCTGAAGGCCGTTATGGGACCTGTCGGACACTACCTCCTGAAAACCTGGGGATTTGCCGACGAACTCGCTCAGGTGCCGTTGCTGGCCGAGGCCTGGCACTACGACAGCGGCCCTGAACTGACCCTCAGCGACCTGGTGATGCTGTCCAAATTGCATTACTGCATGGAACAGGGCCAACGGGATCAGGTTCCCATGATCAGCGCCATCCCGGCGGGCCAGAAACTGCGCGACGGCCGCCTGTCACCGGAATATTCCCTCAAGGTGTTACACGAGGCCAAGGCCGAGATCCAGGAAACGCTGGCGCTGCTGCGCTGA
- a CDS encoding lytic transglycosylase domain-containing protein produces MVSWPSRSQEGGLPAARLRQAAHSFELGTAGRQDLGRAYRLYCLAAALHDRRAMFRLGWLRFNGRGVKRNPRIALGWFRRAARHGDGYALRMVRRLRGLRPAADPGCPLTRDPGRFDSRRVVAWAKLLGTELGVDPRLVVAVVKAESDFNPTALSPKLAYGLMQLMPETARRFGVNRFDPVENLIGGALYLHWLLRHFKGDVGLALAAYNAGEAAVRQHRGIPPYRETRRYVRKILADYRRRRHAIPRPLRF; encoded by the coding sequence TTGGTCTCCTGGCCGTCAAGGAGCCAGGAGGGTGGGCTGCCTGCCGCACGCTTGCGCCAGGCGGCCCACAGCTTCGAACTGGGAACCGCAGGACGGCAGGATCTGGGGCGGGCATACCGCCTTTACTGCCTTGCGGCCGCATTGCACGACCGCCGGGCCATGTTCCGCCTGGGCTGGCTCCGTTTCAACGGCCGGGGGGTGAAGCGCAATCCCCGCATCGCCCTGGGATGGTTTCGGCGCGCCGCCCGCCACGGTGACGGCTATGCCCTGCGGATGGTGCGCCGGCTGCGTGGTCTCCGGCCGGCCGCGGATCCGGGCTGTCCCCTGACCCGGGATCCCGGGCGTTTCGACAGCCGCCGGGTGGTTGCCTGGGCAAAGCTGCTGGGCACCGAACTGGGGGTCGACCCCCGTTTGGTGGTGGCGGTCGTCAAGGCCGAGTCGGATTTCAATCCCACCGCCCTGTCCCCCAAGCTGGCCTACGGGCTGATGCAGCTGATGCCGGAGACGGCTCGGCGTTTCGGGGTGAACCGGTTCGATCCGGTGGAGAATCTGATCGGCGGGGCGCTCTATCTGCACTGGCTGCTGCGCCATTTCAAAGGCGACGTGGGGCTTGCGCTTGCGGCCTACAACGCGGGGGAAGCGGCGGTCCGGCAGCACCGGGGCATTCCACCCTATCGGGAAACCCGCCGCTACGTGCGGAAGATCCTGGCGGACTACCGCCGCCGGCGCCACGCGATCCCCCGGCCGCTGCGCTTCTGA
- the gmk gene encoding guanylate kinase — translation MSKGTLFIVSAPSGAGKTSLLKRLREEMDRLVISVSHTTRPIRPGEVDGRDYHFVSRQVFERMIAEGAFLEYARVFDHYYGTARQPVLDELERGYDVILEIDWQGARQIREKLPECRSIFILPPSREVLEQRLRRRGQDSEETIARRMRDAKAEIAHYDEYDFLVVNDDFDQALSALKSIIVADRLRLSRQREALADLLRQLLA, via the coding sequence ATGAGCAAAGGAACCCTTTTCATCGTTTCCGCGCCTTCCGGGGCGGGCAAGACCAGTCTGCTCAAACGCCTGCGGGAGGAGATGGACCGTCTGGTCATCTCGGTTTCCCATACCACCCGCCCCATCCGTCCGGGTGAGGTCGACGGGCGCGACTATCATTTCGTATCCCGCCAAGTTTTCGAACGCATGATCGCCGAGGGGGCGTTTCTCGAATACGCCAGGGTGTTCGACCACTACTACGGCACCGCCCGCCAGCCGGTGCTGGACGAGCTGGAGCGGGGCTACGACGTCATCCTGGAGATCGACTGGCAGGGGGCGCGTCAGATCCGGGAGAAACTGCCGGAGTGCCGCTCGATCTTCATTCTCCCCCCCTCCCGGGAGGTGCTGGAACAACGCCTGCGCCGGCGCGGCCAGGACAGCGAGGAAACCATCGCCCGGCGCATGCGCGACGCCAAGGCCGAGATCGCTCATTACGACGAATACGACTTTCTGGTCGTCAACGACGATTTCGATCAGGCCCTGAGCGCGCTCAAAAGCATCATCGTCGCCGACCGCCTGCGGCTGTCACGGCAACGGGAAGCATTGGCCGATCTGCTCAGGCAGTTGCTGGCCTGA
- a CDS encoding YicC/YloC family endoribonuclease: MIKSMTAFAEAQARAEPYAVRWEIRSVNSRYLDLIPRLPENFRFLEPEIRQRVSRRLKRGKVECALRLDPLPDVEWTFALNQPLVTALVRALVGIEARLPASTPPSPTDVARWPGVLKEPEVDRETLGGAILEALDQALTQLVAVRQREGERLAQFLRQRVQELRLWGAEARQRLPQALAALREKLTARIEEVCAEPDRDRLEQELVYLAQKLDVSEELDRLDTHLDEVERLLTQDAPVGRRLDFLCQEMNREANTLAAKAASTALTQCALEMKVLIEQMREQVQNIE, translated from the coding sequence ATGATCAAAAGCATGACGGCGTTTGCCGAGGCCCAGGCGCGGGCCGAACCTTACGCGGTGCGCTGGGAAATCCGCTCGGTCAATTCCCGCTATCTGGATCTGATCCCGCGGCTGCCGGAAAATTTCCGCTTCCTGGAGCCGGAGATCCGCCAGCGCGTCTCCCGGCGGCTGAAACGGGGCAAGGTGGAGTGCGCCCTGCGTCTGGATCCCCTGCCGGATGTGGAGTGGACCTTCGCGCTCAACCAGCCGCTGGTGACCGCGCTGGTGCGGGCGCTCGTGGGCATCGAGGCCCGGTTGCCGGCCTCGACCCCGCCTTCCCCGACCGACGTGGCGCGCTGGCCCGGGGTGCTGAAGGAGCCGGAGGTGGACCGCGAGACCTTGGGAGGCGCCATTCTGGAGGCGCTCGACCAGGCCCTGACGCAGCTGGTTGCGGTCCGGCAGCGGGAGGGCGAGCGGCTGGCGCAGTTCCTGCGCCAGCGGGTGCAGGAACTGCGCCTCTGGGGGGCCGAAGCGCGGCAGCGTCTGCCGCAGGCCCTGGCCGCGCTGCGGGAGAAGCTGACCGCCCGCATCGAGGAAGTCTGCGCCGAACCGGACCGCGACCGCCTCGAACAGGAATTGGTGTATCTGGCGCAGAAACTGGACGTCAGCGAGGAACTGGACCGGCTCGATACCCATCTGGACGAGGTCGAGCGCCTCCTGACCCAAGATGCGCCGGTGGGGCGGCGGCTGGACTTTCTGTGTCAGGAAATGAACCGCGAGGCCAACACCCTGGCCGCCAAGGCCGCCTCCACCGCCCTGACCCAGTGCGCCCTGGAGATGAAGGTGCTGATCGAACAGATGCGCGAACAGGTACAGAACATCGAGTGA
- a CDS encoding serine/threonine protein kinase, which yields MKARRPEPPPERPFDHLPSGLVVDRYVIERPLADGGFSAVYLARRLEDMTQVAIKEYLPRRLAYRDWNGAVVPNDEDCCSAFLRGRKLFVAEAQMLATLKHPNIVEVNSFFHANATVYMVMSYDYGKLLSWHLKHRPRQLNTAFLRQLALALLSALECIHGHGFVHLDLKPENILIRPDGSPLLLDFGAARPFPAAADWRRPGKVRTPGFSPPEQYGNRWPLGPWSDFYGLGATLRYCLERRPLPEASRRLEQDPLAPLAATAARQRPRPFLEAIDRCLALEPGKRPQTAAELRTLLTSEG from the coding sequence ATGAAAGCCCGCCGCCCCGAGCCGCCGCCCGAGCGCCCCTTCGACCACCTCCCCAGCGGGCTGGTGGTGGACCGATACGTCATCGAGCGCCCGCTGGCCGACGGCGGTTTCAGCGCGGTCTATCTGGCCCGGCGGCTGGAAGACATGACCCAGGTGGCGATCAAGGAGTACCTCCCCCGCCGTCTCGCCTACCGCGACTGGAACGGCGCCGTGGTCCCCAACGACGAGGACTGCTGCAGCGCCTTCCTGCGGGGACGGAAACTGTTCGTGGCCGAGGCGCAGATGCTGGCGACCCTGAAACATCCCAACATCGTCGAGGTCAACAGTTTTTTCCACGCCAACGCGACCGTCTACATGGTCATGAGCTACGACTACGGCAAACTGCTCTCCTGGCACCTGAAACACCGTCCCCGGCAGCTGAACACCGCCTTCCTGCGACAGCTGGCCCTGGCGCTGCTGTCCGCCCTCGAATGCATCCACGGTCACGGTTTCGTGCATCTGGACCTGAAGCCGGAGAACATCCTCATCCGTCCCGACGGCAGCCCCCTGTTGCTCGACTTCGGCGCCGCCCGCCCGTTTCCCGCCGCAGCCGACTGGCGTCGCCCGGGCAAGGTCCGCACCCCCGGATTCTCACCGCCCGAACAGTATGGCAACCGCTGGCCCCTGGGACCCTGGAGCGACTTCTATGGCCTCGGGGCCACCCTGCGCTACTGCCTGGAACGACGCCCCCTGCCCGAAGCCTCCCGCCGCCTGGAACAGGACCCGCTCGCGCCCCTCGCCGCCACCGCGGCGAGGCAGCGCCCACGCCCTTTCCTCGAAGCGATCGACCGCTGCCTGGCGCTGGAGCCGGGAAAACGCCCCCAGACGGCGGCCGAACTGCGCACTTTGTTGACTTCCGAAGGTTGA
- a CDS encoding adenylosuccinate synthase has translation MGKNVIIIGTQWGDEGKGKIVDWLTDRVDAVVRPQGGHNAGHTLVIDGHKTVLHLIPSGALHVGVECLIGNGVVLSPPDLLAEIESLEKAGVEIRPRLGISAACPLLLPVHVALDHAREAARGAKAIGTTGRGIGPAYEDKVARRSLRAEDWFHPERLAEKLNELLDYHNFMLTRFYAQPAVDPARALDELLAWGEQLRPLVIDVGARLDALRRQGADLLFEGAQGALLDIDHGTYPFVTSSNTTAGVAACGSGVGPRDFDYVLGITKAYSTRVGNGPFPTELHDAVGRHLAEKGQEFGATTGRPRRCGWFDTVAMRKSVRLNSLSGICLTKLDVLDGLEQVALCVAYRLDSQVLDHTPLSAEDYARCEPVLETLPGWRESTFGLTRLEDLPANARAYIRRIEELLAVPVTILSTGPDRQQTIVLEHPFD, from the coding sequence ATGGGAAAGAACGTCATCATCATCGGCACCCAGTGGGGTGACGAAGGCAAGGGAAAGATCGTCGACTGGCTCACCGACCGGGTCGATGCGGTGGTACGCCCCCAAGGGGGGCACAATGCCGGCCATACGCTGGTCATCGACGGCCATAAGACCGTGCTCCACCTGATCCCCTCCGGCGCTCTGCACGTGGGGGTGGAGTGCCTCATCGGCAACGGTGTGGTGCTGTCCCCCCCCGATCTGCTGGCGGAGATCGAGAGCCTGGAAAAAGCCGGTGTGGAAATCCGCCCCCGTCTCGGGATCAGCGCCGCCTGCCCCCTGCTGCTGCCGGTGCACGTGGCCTTGGATCACGCCCGTGAAGCGGCCCGCGGCGCCAAGGCCATCGGCACCACCGGACGCGGTATCGGGCCGGCTTACGAGGACAAGGTGGCCCGCCGCAGCCTGCGCGCCGAAGACTGGTTTCATCCGGAGCGGCTGGCGGAGAAGTTGAACGAGTTGCTGGATTATCACAATTTCATGCTGACCCGCTTCTACGCTCAGCCGGCGGTCGATCCCGCCCGCGCCCTTGACGAACTGCTGGCCTGGGGGGAGCAGCTGCGGCCCCTGGTGATCGACGTGGGCGCCCGGCTCGACGCCCTGCGGCGCCAGGGTGCCGACCTGCTGTTCGAAGGCGCCCAGGGCGCCCTGCTGGACATCGACCACGGTACCTATCCCTTCGTCACCTCCTCCAACACCACCGCCGGCGTGGCGGCCTGTGGTAGCGGGGTGGGGCCGCGGGATTTCGACTACGTCCTTGGCATCACCAAGGCCTATTCCACCCGGGTCGGCAACGGGCCGTTCCCGACCGAACTCCACGATGCCGTGGGACGGCATCTGGCGGAAAAGGGGCAGGAATTCGGGGCCACCACCGGGCGGCCGCGGCGCTGCGGCTGGTTCGATACGGTGGCGATGCGCAAATCCGTCCGCCTCAACAGCCTGTCGGGCATCTGCCTGACCAAGCTCGACGTGCTCGACGGCCTGGAACAGGTCGCCCTGTGCGTGGCCTACCGTCTCGACAGCCAGGTGCTGGACCACACGCCGCTGAGTGCCGAGGATTACGCCCGTTGCGAGCCGGTTCTGGAAACCCTGCCGGGCTGGCGGGAAAGCACCTTCGGCCTCACCCGCCTGGAGGATCTGCCGGCCAACGCCAGGGCTTATATCCGCCGTATCGAGGAACTGCTGGCGGTGCCGGTGACCATCCTCTCCACCGGGCCGGATCGTCAGCAGACCATCGTGCTGGAACATCCCTTCGACTGA
- a CDS encoding ATP phosphoribosyltransferase regulatory subunit, with product MPQGLPTDRWLLPAGIEELLPAEAARLETLRRRLLDTCGAWGYEQVVPPLIEFLDALLTASGHDLELQTFKLTDPLSGRLLGVRADMTPQVARIDAHNLKREGPTRLCYVGTVLRAYGDPLEPSRSPVQIGAELYGHAGLEADLEIIRLMLALLAESGITDVHLDLGHVGIYRYLAQAAGLDADSEAMLFSILQRKSRPDLDAFLGGLDIPLPLQAQLAALIELNGGDEVLSDARARLSGDEVAGAIDALARVAQSLRRVHPGLPIHFDLAELRGYHYHTGLVFAALVPNVGREIARGGRYDAIGAVFGRARPAVGFSADLKQLMRLGELPDAGPRRRVWAPAGDDPELLEAIRQLRAEGWQVLQALPGQAGAEADCNWRLVRQDGRYRTQPIID from the coding sequence ATGCCTCAAGGACTTCCCACCGACCGCTGGCTGCTGCCGGCCGGCATCGAGGAGCTGCTGCCGGCGGAAGCCGCCCGCCTGGAAACCTTGCGCCGCCGCCTGCTCGACACCTGCGGCGCCTGGGGATACGAACAGGTGGTGCCGCCGCTGATCGAGTTCCTCGACGCCCTGCTGACCGCCAGCGGTCACGATCTGGAACTGCAGACCTTCAAGCTGACCGACCCCTTGAGCGGCCGCCTGCTGGGGGTGCGCGCCGACATGACCCCCCAGGTGGCGCGCATCGACGCCCACAATCTCAAGCGCGAGGGACCGACCCGGCTCTGTTACGTGGGCACGGTGCTGCGGGCCTACGGTGATCCCCTCGAGCCCTCGCGTAGCCCGGTGCAGATCGGCGCCGAACTCTACGGTCACGCCGGTCTCGAGGCCGACCTGGAAATTATCCGCCTGATGCTGGCGCTTCTGGCCGAGAGCGGCATCACCGACGTCCACCTGGACCTGGGGCACGTGGGGATCTATCGCTATCTGGCGCAGGCCGCCGGCCTGGACGCGGATAGCGAGGCGATGCTGTTTTCCATCCTGCAGCGCAAGTCCCGCCCCGATCTCGATGCCTTCCTGGGCGGACTCGACATTCCGCTGCCGCTCCAGGCCCAGCTGGCGGCGCTGATCGAGCTCAACGGCGGCGATGAGGTGCTTTCCGATGCCCGGGCCCGCCTGAGCGGCGATGAGGTTGCCGGGGCGATCGACGCCCTGGCCCGGGTGGCGCAATCGCTGCGGCGTGTGCATCCGGGGCTGCCGATCCACTTCGATCTGGCCGAATTGCGTGGCTATCACTACCATACCGGTCTGGTGTTCGCCGCCCTGGTGCCCAACGTGGGACGGGAGATCGCCCGTGGCGGGCGCTACGACGCCATCGGCGCCGTGTTCGGCCGGGCGCGGCCGGCGGTGGGTTTCAGCGCCGATCTCAAACAGCTGATGCGCCTGGGTGAACTGCCCGACGCTGGCCCGCGGCGCCGGGTATGGGCGCCGGCGGGCGACGACCCCGAGCTGCTGGAGGCGATCCGTCAACTGCGGGCCGAGGGTTGGCAGGTGCTCCAGGCCCTGCCGGGACAGGCCGGGGCGGAGGCCGATTGCAACTGGCGTCTGGTGCGGCAGGACGGACGTTACCGGACACAACCGATAATCGACTGA
- the hflC gene encoding protease modulator HflC, whose amino-acid sequence MAQSKWGLGLLVLLLFLGYNSAFTVHETEKAIKFRFGEIVRYDYKPGLHFKVPVPVWNSVKKFDARILTLDSKPERFLTSEKKNVIVDSFVKWRIKNVKTFYITVGGDPRQANIRLDQIIKDELRSEFGKRTIRQLVSTDREVIRQILLKATKPIAEKLGIEIIDIRIKRIDLPPRVSSSVYERMRSERSRVAKEFRSQGMEAAERIKADADRQREVIIAEARRDAEKIRGEGDAVASDIYAKAYGKNEEFFAFYRSLNAYQKSFDQERDMIVLEPASDFFRYFKHEKPTH is encoded by the coding sequence ATGGCACAGTCGAAATGGGGATTGGGCCTGCTGGTCCTGCTGTTGTTCCTCGGTTACAACTCGGCATTCACCGTCCACGAAACCGAAAAGGCGATCAAGTTCCGCTTCGGTGAGATCGTCCGCTACGACTACAAGCCGGGCCTGCACTTCAAGGTGCCGGTTCCGGTGTGGAACAGCGTCAAGAAGTTCGATGCCCGCATTCTCACCCTGGATTCGAAGCCGGAGCGCTTTTTGACCTCGGAGAAGAAGAACGTCATCGTCGATTCCTTCGTCAAGTGGCGGATCAAGAACGTCAAGACCTTCTACATCACTGTCGGCGGCGATCCGCGTCAGGCCAACATCCGCCTGGACCAGATCATCAAGGACGAGCTGCGCAGCGAGTTCGGCAAGCGCACCATCCGCCAGCTGGTGTCCACCGACCGCGAGGTGATCCGTCAGATTCTCCTCAAGGCGACCAAGCCGATCGCCGAAAAGCTGGGGATCGAGATCATCGACATTCGCATCAAGCGCATCGATCTGCCGCCGCGGGTGTCCAGCTCGGTGTACGAGCGGATGCGTTCCGAGCGTTCCCGGGTGGCCAAGGAATTCCGCTCGCAAGGGATGGAAGCGGCCGAACGCATCAAGGCCGATGCCGACCGCCAGCGCGAGGTGATCATCGCCGAGGCCCGCCGCGATGCGGAAAAGATCCGCGGTGAAGGGGACGCCGTCGCCTCGGACATCTACGCCAAGGCCTACGGCAAGAACGAGGAGTTCTTCGCCTTCTATCGCAGCTTGAACGCCTATCAGAAGTCGTTCGACCAGGAGCGGGACATGATCGTCCTCGAGCCGGCTTCGGACTTCTTCCGCTACTTCAAGCACGAGAAGCCGACGCACTGA
- the hflK gene encoding FtsH protease activity modulator HflK codes for MSWNEPGGGKKDPWSGQEPGGSPPDLEEIIRSLQEKIGRLFGGGGGGAAASAFVVWALVGIVFILWLLSGFYIVDEGNRGVVTRFGRYTETTMPGLHWHIPYPVEAVDIVDVEHQRFLEVGYRTGVGSVPQEALMLTGDENIVDVRLAVQYTISSARDFLFNINDPEKTLREVTESALREVVGQHTMDFVLTEGRSEIAADVKKLVQQIMNSYGSGIAVETVNLVDAQPPEEVQAAFEDAIKAREDKQRFINEAQAYANEVIPKARGQAARILEEAQGYKQKMIAKAQGEASRFEQILAEYEQAPEVTRTRLYLDALEAVFSKTETIMVDVKGGNNLLYLPLDRFKAAPAPNLPHSQPVLSGPAAAQQMLQRQPLRRVVRSREGRGR; via the coding sequence ATGTCCTGGAATGAACCGGGTGGAGGCAAGAAAGACCCCTGGAGCGGTCAGGAGCCGGGCGGCAGTCCGCCGGACCTGGAGGAAATCATTCGGTCGCTGCAGGAAAAGATCGGCCGCCTGTTCGGCGGTGGCGGCGGTGGTGCTGCGGCATCGGCGTTCGTCGTCTGGGCGCTGGTCGGCATCGTCTTCATCCTGTGGCTGCTGTCCGGTTTCTACATCGTCGACGAGGGCAACCGTGGGGTCGTGACCCGTTTCGGGCGCTACACCGAGACCACGATGCCGGGGCTGCACTGGCACATTCCCTATCCGGTGGAGGCTGTCGACATCGTCGATGTGGAACACCAGCGTTTCCTCGAGGTGGGTTACCGCACCGGGGTCGGGTCGGTGCCCCAGGAAGCCCTGATGCTCACCGGGGATGAGAACATCGTCGATGTGCGCCTGGCGGTGCAGTACACCATCAGCAGCGCCCGGGATTTCCTCTTCAACATCAATGACCCGGAAAAGACCCTGCGTGAAGTGACCGAAAGCGCCTTGCGTGAGGTCGTGGGACAGCACACCATGGATTTCGTCCTCACCGAAGGCCGCAGCGAGATCGCCGCCGACGTGAAAAAGCTGGTGCAGCAGATCATGAACAGTTACGGTTCCGGCATCGCCGTCGAAACCGTCAACCTGGTGGACGCCCAGCCGCCGGAGGAAGTGCAGGCTGCCTTCGAGGACGCCATCAAGGCCCGGGAGGACAAACAGCGCTTCATCAACGAAGCCCAGGCCTATGCCAACGAGGTGATTCCAAAGGCCCGCGGTCAGGCCGCGCGCATCCTCGAGGAAGCCCAGGGGTACAAACAGAAGATGATCGCCAAGGCCCAGGGTGAGGCCAGCCGTTTCGAGCAGATCCTGGCCGAGTACGAACAGGCGCCGGAAGTGACCCGGACCCGCCTGTATCTCGACGCCCTGGAGGCGGTGTTCAGCAAGACGGAGACGATCATGGTGGACGTGAAAGGGGGCAACAACCTGCTCTATCTGCCGCTCGACCGCTTCAAGGCGGCACCGGCGCCAAACCTGCCCCATTCGCAGCCGGTCCTCAGCGGGCCGGCGGCGGCCCAGCAGATGCTGCAGCGCCAGCCGCTGCGCCGGGTGGTGCGCAGCCGTGAAGGGAGGGGACGCTGA
- the hflX gene encoding ribosome rescue GTPase HflX, whose product MQLFERPGAGERAVLVHIATTFDEEDLAELDALARAAGAEPVATVSGSRQRPDPRFFIGRGKLEQLRQTVAAHEAELVLFNHALSPSQERNLERELKVRVVDRTGLILDIFAQRARSYEGKLQVELAQLRHLSTRLVRGWTHLERQKGGIGLRGPGETQLETDRRLIGQRIRQIRQRLERVDKHRAQGRSARRKADLPTIALVGYTNAGKSTLFNALTGSGVYAADQLFATLDSTLRRIELDSGAAVLADTVGFIRHLPHELVAAFRSTLQETCEAEVVLHVIDASHPRRRENIEAVYDVLDELGVARDRVLEVYNQIDRLDRQPRLERDAQGRPRRVWLSAATGAGLELLKEALAERLGEHVFRARVHLLPAEGCVRARLFRLGKVLRDEVDPDGGWNMEVELPERHRGVLSHLAGYNGASNANEC is encoded by the coding sequence ATGCAGCTTTTCGAGCGTCCCGGCGCCGGTGAGCGCGCCGTTCTGGTTCACATCGCCACCACCTTCGACGAAGAGGATCTCGCCGAACTGGACGCCCTGGCCCGGGCCGCCGGGGCCGAGCCGGTGGCGACCGTGTCGGGCAGCCGGCAGCGTCCCGACCCCCGCTTCTTCATCGGCCGCGGCAAACTGGAGCAGTTGCGCCAGACCGTCGCCGCCCACGAGGCCGAACTGGTTCTGTTCAACCACGCCCTGTCCCCCAGCCAGGAACGCAACCTGGAACGCGAGCTCAAGGTCCGGGTGGTGGACCGTACCGGCCTGATCCTGGACATCTTCGCCCAGCGGGCCCGTTCCTACGAGGGCAAGCTGCAGGTGGAGCTGGCCCAGCTGCGCCACCTTTCGACCCGCCTGGTGCGGGGCTGGACCCACCTGGAGCGCCAGAAAGGCGGGATCGGCCTGCGCGGCCCGGGGGAAACCCAGCTTGAAACCGACCGCCGCCTGATCGGCCAGCGCATCCGCCAGATCCGCCAGCGTCTCGAACGGGTGGACAAGCACCGCGCCCAGGGGCGCAGCGCCCGCAGGAAGGCGGACCTGCCCACCATCGCCCTGGTGGGCTATACCAACGCCGGCAAGTCCACCCTGTTCAATGCGCTGACCGGCTCGGGGGTCTATGCCGCCGACCAGCTGTTCGCCACCCTCGATTCCACCCTGCGCCGCATCGAACTCGACAGCGGCGCGGCGGTGCTGGCCGACACCGTCGGCTTCATCCGCCACCTGCCCCACGAGCTGGTGGCCGCCTTCCGTTCCACCCTGCAGGAGACCTGCGAGGCCGAGGTGGTGCTGCACGTCATCGACGCCAGCCACCCGCGCCGGCGGGAGAACATCGAGGCGGTGTACGACGTCCTCGACGAACTCGGCGTGGCGCGGGACCGGGTGCTGGAAGTCTACAACCAGATCGACCGCCTCGACCGGCAGCCGCGGCTGGAGCGGGACGCGCAGGGCCGGCCGCGGCGGGTGTGGCTGTCGGCGGCCACCGGCGCCGGCCTGGAGCTGCTGAAGGAGGCCTTGGCCGAACGTCTGGGCGAGCACGTTTTCCGCGCCCGCGTGCATCTGCTTCCTGCGGAAGGATGCGTGCGCGCCCGGCTGTTCCGCCTGGGCAAAGTCCTGCGCGACGAGGTCGATCCCGACGGCGGCTGGAACATGGAAGTGGAGTTGCCCGAGCGTCACAGGGGCGTGCTCAGTCACCTGGCCGGGTATAATGGGGCCTCAAATGCGAATGAATGCTAA
- the hfq gene encoding RNA chaperone Hfq, which produces MSKGQNLQDPFLNTLRKEHIPVSVYLVNGIKLQGKIDSFDQYVIMLKNSVSQMVYKHAISTIVPARPVRIPHGNPDEGGPRE; this is translated from the coding sequence ATGTCCAAAGGCCAGAATCTACAGGATCCGTTCCTGAACACGTTGCGGAAAGAGCACATTCCCGTCTCAGTCTATCTGGTCAACGGGATCAAGTTGCAGGGCAAGATCGACTCGTTCGATCAGTACGTCATCATGCTGAAGAATTCCGTCAGCCAGATGGTGTACAAGCACGCCATTTCCACCATCGTGCCGGCCCGGCCGGTGCGCATCCCCCACGGCAATCCGGACGAAGGCGGTCCCAGAGAATGA